Within the Aquipuribacter sp. SD81 genome, the region GGCGCCTTGCCGCCCAGCTCGAGGTGGACGCGCTTGAGGCTGCGCGAGGCCGCCTCGGCGACCTGCTGCCCGGCCCGGATGGAGCCCGTGACCGCCACCATGTCCGCGCGCTCGTGCGCGACGACCGCGCGGCCGGTGTCCCGGTCGCCGACCACGACGTTGAGCACGCCCGGCGGCAGGAACTCCGCCGCGATCTCGGCGAGCAGCAGCGTCGACTGCGGGGTGGTGTCGCTCGGCTTGAGCACGATGGTGTTGCCGGCCGCGACCGCGGGCGCGAACTTCCACGTCGCCATGTTGAGCGGGTAGTTCCACGGCGTGACCTGCCCGACCACCCCGACCGGCTCCCGGCGCACGTAGCTCGTGTGCCCGGCCATGTACTCCGCCGCGGCCCGGCCCTCGAGCATGCGCGCGGCGCCGGCGAAGAACCGGATCTGGTCGACGGTGGGCGGGATCTCCTCGCTCATCGTGAGGTCGTACGGCTTGCCCGTGTCCTGCACCTCGAGGTCGACGAGCTCCGCGGCGCGGGCCTCGACGGCGTCGGCGATGCGCAGCAGCGCGAGCGAGCGCTCCGACGGCGTCGCGTCGCGCCACCCCGGGAACGCCTCGGCCGCGGCGGCGTAGGCCTCGTCGACGTCGGCGGCGGTGCTGCGCGGTGCGCGCGCGACGGTGCGCGCCGTGGCGGGGTCGACGAGGTCGTCGTGGGCCTCCGCCCGGGACTCGACGTGGCGGCCGCCGACGAAGTTGCGCAGGACGGGCAGCTGCTCGGAGCCCGCCGGGGCGGGCGCGGACGGAGCGGTCGTCATGACCGGGGACCATAACGGCTGGGCCTCGGATTCGGTAGGACCAGGCGCGTCACGATCGTGATTCGGTCGTGTGACGGGCACGAGACGACGGCTTCCGTCACCACGACGGGGTGACGGGCTTGCCACCGAGCGTGCCGAGCGGCCACCATGGCGCGCGTGTCGAACCGGTCGGCGGGCTCGCTCCCGCTGGTGCTCGACGACGTGTCCAAGCGGATCGTCGAGCTCCTCCAGGAGGACGGCCGTCGCGCCTGGGCCAGCATCGGCAAGGTCGTCGGCCTGTCCGAGGCGGCCGTGCGCCACCGCGTGCAGCGCCTGCTCGACGCGGGCGTCATGCAGATCGTCGCCGTCACCGACCCGATGCAGCTGG harbors:
- a CDS encoding aminobutyraldehyde dehydrogenase, whose protein sequence is MTTAPSAPAPAGSEQLPVLRNFVGGRHVESRAEAHDDLVDPATARTVARAPRSTAADVDEAYAAAAEAFPGWRDATPSERSLALLRIADAVEARAAELVDLEVQDTGKPYDLTMSEEIPPTVDQIRFFAGAARMLEGRAAAEYMAGHTSYVRREPVGVVGQVTPWNYPLNMATWKFAPAVAAGNTIVLKPSDTTPQSTLLLAEIAAEFLPPGVLNVVVGDRDTGRAVVAHERADMVAVTGSIRAGQQVAEAASRSLKRVHLELGGKAPVVVFEDADLAAAAEGIAGAGYFNAGQDCTAATRVLVHASVAADFTAALAEAARGTTLGMPREAGTDVGPVNNPDQLARVLGFLDRLPDHASVDAGGGRAQQLGDGFFVTPTVVSGVRQGDEVTVDEIFGPVITVQTFTDEAEALRLANASRYGLASSVWTKDHGRAMRASRALDFGCVWVNTHIPLVAEMPHGGFKQSGYGKDLSAYGFDDYTRIKHVMTNLDG